In one Eulemur rufifrons isolate Redbay chromosome 14, OSU_ERuf_1, whole genome shotgun sequence genomic region, the following are encoded:
- the NUPR2 gene encoding nuclear protein 2, with protein MERGAHRALKCGQTRARPPPPEARPPVSFEEELYDCLDYYYLRDFPACGAGRSKGRTRREQELRTNRPVPGGHERKVAQKLLNGQRKRRQRQLQPRPRTRLG; from the coding sequence ATGGAGCGGGGCGCCCACCGGGCCCTTAAGTGCGGTCAGACACGAGCCCGGCCGCCGCCACCGGAAGCGCGGCCGCCCGTGAGCTTCGAGGAGGAGCTTTACGACTGCCTCGACTACTACTACCTGCGCGACTTCCCGGCGTGCGGGGCTGGCCGCAGCAAGGGCCGGACGCGGCGCGAGCAGGAACTGCGCACCAACCGGCCAGTGCCCGGCGGCCACGAGCGCAAGGTCGCGCAGAAGCTCCTCAACGGCCAGCGCAAGCGGCGCCAGCGCCAGCTCCAGCCCCGGCCGCGCACTCGCCTCGGCTGA